One genomic window of Caminibacter pacificus includes the following:
- a CDS encoding TIGR02757 family protein: MDIKSKLDKLIEENIYEVNEEKLDPILIAKKYNDEYISLVAALFAYGNVKAILKFLNSLDLENLNSNGAYYRFQTKKDVEEFLYTLKKMKEKYSLNEIFLKGYEKTKNPIDGIREIIKTMYEINPYNSDGYQFLIGKIPPKKTKGVSPYKRWNMFLRWMVRDDSLDLGLWRGVEKSDLIIPLDTHTHKVSLKLGLLKRKTYDLQSAMELTEKLKEFDPKDPLKYDFALYRIGQMDIKI; encoded by the coding sequence ATGGATATAAAATCAAAACTTGATAAACTTATTGAAGAGAATATTTACGAAGTAAACGAAGAAAAATTGGACCCGATTTTAATTGCAAAAAAATATAACGACGAATATATAAGCCTCGTAGCCGCTTTGTTTGCATACGGAAACGTAAAAGCGATACTTAAGTTTTTAAATTCTTTGGATTTGGAAAATCTAAACTCAAACGGAGCATACTATAGATTTCAAACGAAAAAGGATGTTGAAGAATTTTTATATACTCTTAAAAAAATGAAAGAAAAATACTCTTTAAACGAAATTTTTTTAAAAGGTTACGAAAAAACGAAAAACCCTATCGACGGAATAAGAGAAATCATCAAAACGATGTACGAAATAAACCCTTATAATTCGGATGGATATCAATTTTTGATAGGGAAAATTCCCCCTAAAAAAACAAAAGGAGTTAGTCCTTATAAAAGATGGAATATGTTTTTGAGATGGATGGTTAGAGACGACTCTTTGGATTTAGGGCTTTGGAGAGGAGTTGAAAAAAGCGATTTGATAATTCCGCTTGATACTCACACCCATAAAGTATCGTTAAAATTAGGTCTGTTAAAAAGAAAAACCTACGATTTACAATCGGCTATGGAGCTTACGGAAAAACTAAAAGAATTCGATCCTAAAGACCCTTTAAAATACGACTTCGCACTCTATAGAATCGGTCAGATGGATATAAAAATATAA
- a CDS encoding prephenate dehydrogenase encodes MVCGIVGLGLMGGSFGLACKGYFDKIIGIDHNIQHQEDALKLGLVDEIGTFEDLKQADVIVLAIPIRGIINALNHLSKLNLKKDSLIIDFGSTKESIVNECPKNIRKNLVASHPMAGTEYSGPQAAIADLYYNKVMVVCNIEDSGEEQVKRAFDIYNYLKMQIKIMDAKEHDRHAAFISHMPHIVSFSIANSVLKQEDKDHIVTLAAGGFRDMSRLAKSNPHMWKDIFKENKKNLLDSIEAFKSELKKAKDMIENEKWEELEEWMKTGNQLHKIM; translated from the coding sequence ATGGTTTGCGGTATAGTGGGACTCGGGCTTATGGGAGGAAGTTTCGGTCTTGCCTGTAAGGGATATTTCGATAAAATTATAGGCATAGACCATAACATCCAACATCAAGAAGATGCTTTGAAATTAGGGCTTGTGGATGAGATAGGAACTTTTGAAGATTTAAAACAAGCCGACGTTATCGTACTTGCAATACCTATTAGAGGTATAATTAACGCACTTAATCATCTCTCGAAACTAAACCTCAAAAAAGATTCTTTAATCATTGATTTCGGCTCTACAAAAGAGAGTATCGTAAACGAATGTCCTAAAAACATAAGAAAAAATCTCGTAGCTTCTCATCCTATGGCCGGGACGGAATATTCCGGTCCGCAAGCTGCAATAGCCGATTTGTATTACAATAAAGTTATGGTTGTTTGTAATATAGAAGATAGCGGAGAAGAGCAGGTAAAAAGAGCTTTTGATATTTATAATTATTTAAAAATGCAAATAAAAATAATGGACGCAAAAGAACACGACAGACATGCCGCTTTTATCTCGCATATGCCTCATATCGTGAGTTTCTCCATAGCAAACTCAGTTTTAAAACAAGAAGATAAAGACCATATCGTTACTCTTGCTGCGGGCGGATTTAGGGATATGAGTCGTCTGGCAAAAAGCAATCCTCATATGTGGAAAGATATATTCAAAGAAAATAAAAAAAATCTTTTAGATTCGATAGAAGCGTTTAAGAGTGAGCTGAAAAAAGCAAAAGATATGATTGAAAACGAAAAATGGGAAGAACTTGAAGAGTGGATGAAAACCGGAAATCAATTGCATAAAATTATGTAA
- a CDS encoding thiamine phosphate synthase, translating to MASFLSYFITDPSYSLQQIKEAIKKHKPTFVCYRNKEYFDKNEIMDFANFAKNYSKVFINLDSLKDDSLLEHFDGVHIPSSRLDEITEYKNKIIIASTHNPLEVQKAQKADYITFSPIFKSKNRCGLGTEVLNHICNMHPKVIALGGIISDKEVEKIKNTKAVGFGSIRYFFT from the coding sequence ATGGCTTCTTTTCTCTCTTATTTTATAACAGACCCTTCATATTCTCTACAACAAATAAAAGAAGCTATAAAAAAACACAAACCCACTTTCGTATGCTATAGAAACAAAGAATATTTTGACAAAAACGAAATTATGGATTTTGCAAATTTCGCAAAAAATTATTCAAAAGTATTTATTAATTTAGATTCTTTAAAAGATGATTCTCTACTTGAACATTTTGACGGAGTACATATTCCAAGCTCAAGACTTGACGAAATCACCGAATATAAAAACAAAATAATTATAGCTTCAACCCACAACCCTTTAGAAGTTCAAAAAGCTCAAAAAGCCGACTACATTACCTTTTCGCCTATATTCAAATCAAAAAACAGATGCGGGCTCGGTACGGAAGTGCTTAATCATATATGCAATATGCACCCTAAAGTAATAGCTCTCGGCGGAATTATAAGCGATAAGGAAGTAGAAAAGATAAAAAACACAAAAGCGGTGGGATTCGGAAGTATCAGGTATTTTTTTACATAA
- a CDS encoding F0F1 ATP synthase subunit A, with the protein MNELWLFFGFLGHNQYVQLIVHTIIAALLSVIVAKLATRKLQIVPSGCQNVMEATVSGILYIGKDVANEEIARKYLTLAGSLAIFIFMGNFIGIIPGFEAPTANVNLTLSLAILVFLYYHFEGIRAQGLGHYIAHFAGPVKWLAPLMFPVEILSHFSRIISLAFRLFGNIKGDDLFLAVLLMLAPWVFPLAGFALLTFSAFLQAFVFMVLTYVYIYGAVTGQEEAL; encoded by the coding sequence ATGAATGAATTGTGGCTCTTTTTTGGATTTTTAGGGCATAATCAGTATGTTCAACTTATCGTTCATACCATTATCGCAGCTTTATTATCTGTAATCGTGGCTAAACTCGCTACAAGAAAACTTCAAATCGTACCAAGCGGTTGCCAAAACGTTATGGAAGCGACTGTCAGCGGTATTTTATACATCGGAAAAGACGTGGCAAACGAAGAAATCGCAAGAAAATATTTAACACTTGCAGGAAGTTTGGCTATTTTCATTTTTATGGGTAACTTCATCGGTATTATTCCTGGATTCGAAGCTCCTACGGCAAACGTAAACTTAACTCTATCACTTGCAATTTTAGTATTCCTTTACTATCATTTCGAAGGTATCAGAGCACAAGGTTTAGGACATTATATCGCTCACTTCGCAGGTCCTGTTAAATGGCTGGCACCATTAATGTTCCCTGTTGAAATTCTTTCTCACTTCTCAAGAATCATTTCACTTGCTTTCAGGTTATTCGGTAACATCAAAGGGGACGACTTATTCTTAGCGGTATTGTTAATGCTTGCACCTTGGGTATTCCCGTTAGCAGGTTTTGCATTACTTACATTCTCTGCATTCTTACAAGCATTCGTTTTCATGGTACTTACATACGTATACATCTACGGTGCGGTTACGGGACAAGAAGAAGCTCTTTAA